TTGTTTGCACTATGAATAGCCTCTCCATATAATGAAGCTAAGAGACAAAGGAGAGGAATGAATACATAAAGATGAAAAGAGATATTAAATCATATTTTGAACTTTTTTTGATTTCATTACGTTTAGGGCTAACTTCTTTCGGTGGGCCCGTTGCACATTTAGGTTATTTTCATGAAGAGTACGTTCGGAAAAGGAAATGGATGGATGAAAAAGGCTACGCTGATTTAGTGGCGTTAGCGCAATTTCTACCTGGTCCCGCAAGTAGTCAGGTTGGAATAGGGATTGGTGTCATTCGTGCAGGAGTTTTAGGAGGATTCATTTCCTTTCTTGGTTTTACTCTTCCATCAGCTCTTGCTTTAATTATTTTTGCTCTAGTGATACAAGGAACAGGCTTAGTAGAAGCAGGTTGGATCAATGGATTGAAAATAGTTGCCGTAGTAGTAGTTGCTCATGCCATTATCGGAATGGGAAAAAAGTTAACGCCCGATTTACAGAGGAAAACGATTGCGTTAGTTGCGTTAGTTGTGACCCTTGTTTGGCAGTCAGCCTTTACCCAAGTTACTGTGATTATCATCGCTGCTATCATTGGTGTAATGATGTTTCAAAAAGTGAAGCATGAGCAGAATGAAAGGATGAACTTTCCAATTTCTCGCAGGTTTGCTTTGGGGAGCATTGGTCTTTTCATAGCGCTACTCATATTCTTACCGATTGTAAATGAACTTACTTCTTCTAAATGGATTGCTTTATTTGATCAATTTTATCGTTCAGGAGCACTCGTTTTTGGAGGAGGACATGTTGTTTTACCTCTTCTTCAACAGGAATTTGTCGCGACTGGTTGGTTGACAGAACAACAATTTTTAACTGGTTATGGTGCGGCTCAAGCTGTTCCAGGACCACTTTTTACTTTTGCAGCTTATATCGGTGCAGTCGTAGGCGGTTGGCAAGGTGGACTCCTAGGAATCGTGGCTATTTTCTTACCAGCATTTCTATTAATTTTTGCAGCATTACCCTTCTGGAATTCTCTTCGTCAAAACCCTAAAATGAAAGGGGCATTAATGGGTGTCAATGCCGCCGTTGTAGGGATTTTAATTTCAGCTTTTTACCAACCGATCTTTACTAGTTCAATCAAATCTCCAATTGATTTTGCTTTAGCTGCCATTCTCTTTACGTTACTTGTTTATTATAAAATGGCTCCATGGATCATTGTTTTGTTAGGTGCAGTAGGTGGTTTTTTAATTGGATTATGATAAAGGAGGAAAATGATTAGAAGAATGTGTAGCCTGTTTCCCAGAAGAGGGACAGGCTATTATTAATCTCTTATTCGTTTAAACTTTTTATTGTACGTTTTTCTTTTACATGTTTTAAAGAGGCTACAATTAAAAAGCTCACGATAACGAGTAATAACCAGGAACTAATCTTTCCTATATGGACGATTTCCCATTGCTGTTGTTGATTTGGATACTGCCAAGCGCTGAAGTAAGTCGCAATATTTTCAGCAATCCAAATGAAAAACCCAATTAAAACAAATGATAATGCTAAAGGCATTGAATACGATCGTTTATTGACTGTAAAATAAACGAATGTTTTAAAGAAAATCAATAGTGTCAATATCTTTAAAATCCATCGAAAATCGTATAGGTAATGGTGTGTATAGAAGTTGAAATAAATACTGGCACTAAGGATGACAACCATCCAGGTCGGTGGCCAATTGGACAATTTCAAATGCAATCTTCTCCATGCTTGACACATATAACTAGCGACACTTGCATACATAAAGCCGCTATATAAAGGCACTCCCCGAATTTTTGTGACTGCTTCTTCAGGATAACTCCATGACCCCATATGAACTTTATAAATCTCTAAGGCAAGTCCGATGAGATGAAAGACACAAATAACTTTTAGCTCATCTACCGTTTCCATTTTAGTGATAACCATTAACACTTGTGTAATAAGGAAAATAATCAGTATTAGGTCGTATCGTGCTATGTAAGGAATATCTATGAACTTCGTTACTGCAAGGGTCAGGAAAATGACGACTGGAAAAAGACAAGATTTTGCTTGCTCAATGCCAAAAATAATAAAAGACTTCATAAATTCACCCTTATAATTTTTTATTATAAGTGTCAAATTATATAGCTTATTTGATTTGATAAAGTAACAAAATAGATACAAAACAGAAAGTCCTTTGTAGTTACAGGGTAAATCTGAAATTGATATAAAAGAACAACTCACAGCAAACCCCCATAACATAAAGAAAAGCGAAAGAAATGGGGGATGAAATTGATCGATCAAGATAGATTACTTGTGGAGATGAGAAGACGTGTGAAAGAGATCCAAAGTAAACAGTCATCCAATGGTGCATGGTATTTATGTTGTGATTCGGGTGTATTGTATAACGCGTTTTTTCTTATCACCCTTCGGTCGGTACGTGATCAGGATGAGAAGTTTATAAAAAATTTGGCAGAATATATTTATAGCAAGCAAAATGATAATGGAGCTTGGAAGCTTTATGAGGATGAAAGCCCTGGTAATATTACGACAACGGCTTCAGCATATAATGCCCTTTTATATTCAGGTTACTTTAAAAAAAGTGATCTCAATATGAAAAAAGCGGAACAGCAAATCTTATCAATGGGTGGAATAGAAAAGGTTCATTTTTTAGCAAAAGGCTTGTTTTCGGTAAATGGACAATATAATTGGAAACTGCCTGTCCCGATCTATACCATTCTCCTACCTCAATATGCACCGCTAAACTTTTTTGATTTAAGCTGCTATGCAAGAGTTCACTTTGCTCCATTAATGGTCTTTGCAAACTTAAACTACTCTATACAAACGGAGTTCACTCCAGATTTATCAAACTTAATCATATCTTCTAGGAATATAAAAAAGTCTTCCCCATCTAATATTAAACGATTGAAAAATCCCATTCGAAAAAAAGCTCTTCTACAATTAGAAAAGTTCATGATAGACAGAACAGAGGAAGATGGTACGCTTTATAATTACGCTTCTGCGACAATTTTAATGATTTATAGTTTGTTAGCACTCGGTTATCATCGAAAGGATCGTATTATCCGAAAACCAATCGAATCCTTGAAAAAATACGCTTGTGATTTAAAGGGTTATAAAGTGATTCAAAATACGCCATCTACTAATTGGGATACAGCATTACTATCCTATAGTTTACAAGAATTGGCTGTACCTGAGGCTGATTTGACTATAAAAAAATCAGTGGACTACTTAGTCAACCAGCAACATATGAAAAAGACGGATTGGTCTATTCATAATCAAAATGTCCTTCCAGGAGGATGGGGGTTTGCAGAAGAGAATACGAAGCATCCAGATATTGATGATACGACAGCTGCACTACGCGCTCTAAACCATCAATCAAAAAAAGACCCGGAAATCGATCGAATATGGAAAAAAGGGTTGCATTGGGTCATCTCGATGCAAAATGACGATGGAGGATGGGCTGCTTTTGAAAAAAATGTGGATCACTTTTTCATCGCCCGCCTACCAATTGAAAATGTGAAAGATGGGGCATTAGATGCTTCTTCGGCTGATTTAACGGGGAGAACGCTAGAGTTTTTAGGAAATTATGCAGGCTATAAAAAGGATGATTTCCCCATAATGAAAGCCATTAAGTGGTTAATACGGAACCAAGAAAAGGATGGTTCTTGGTATGGGAAATGGGGAGTTAGTTATATTTATGGAACCTGGACTGCAATAACCGGGTTATGTGCAGTCGGCATGTCTATTGACAATCCTTGCGTAAGAAAAGCAAACGATTGGCTTTTGTCTATCCAACAAACGGATGGTGGTTGGGGTGAATCTTGTTCTTCTTCTGTTAATAGGAAATATAAAAGCCTTTCAAATAGTACAGTGTCACAGACTGCATGGGCATTAGACAGTTTAATCGCGATTCACCCTACTCCAACGAATGAAATTGAAAAAGGAATCCAGCTTTTATTAAGGAACACCTTGAATAACAGTTATCCAACAGGTACTGGCTTTCCGAATCTAACGTATTTCAGGTATTATAGTTATCAAGAAATCTATCCTTTATTAACCTTAAGTCATTATTATCATAAATACATTAAACCTTAATTTATGATTCAGGAGTGCAAACGTAAATCATATTGTGGCTTTCTTTTTCCAAAGGTCTCTTATCCCAATCACCATAGCAATGAAGAATGTTGAATCCATTATGTTTTAATGTACGTTCCATTTCTTGTGGGAAGACATAACGTAAACGAATTGCTTTTGTTCTTTGGAAACCCCGATCATTTTTATGTTTTTCTTCACATGTTTGAATTTGTGTTAATGGGTCATATGAATCTGTCGTATATACCTCCACTTTTTGTTTCGTCTTTGAGTCGATGTAAGAACGCCAATACTCTTCCTTATTACTTGATGGGAGAAGCTCCTCTGCATTTGGGAAACGGGTGCCGAAAATGAAAACTCCCCCACTTGCTAAATGTTTTCGAACCGATGTTAATAGTTCGTTTTGGGCTTGATTCGTTAAAAAATGTTGAAATGAGTTTCCAACCATATAGATAAGAGGACTTTTCAGCTTTAAATGTAGCTTTGTGCAATCTTGTTCTATCCATTGAATGGATAGATTTGCTTTCTTTGCTTTCTGATTAGCAAAGCCCAGCATTCCTTGATGAATATCAACACCGATTAACTCGTAGCCTTGCTTGGCTAACGGGATGGTTACTCTTCCCGTTCCACATGCTAGGTCGATTATGGGACCTTTTTTGATTTTTTGTCCCCATTCTTCTATAAGAGGAATGTCTTTTGTATATTGATTGTTTTCATCGTCGTATTGAATTGGATCTTCGTAAACTTGTAAGTTATTATTCATTTAAACCTCCTAATAAACTCATGAAAAGGACCTGTAACGATTTGAACACCTTGATCATGATAAAAGGTAGTCGTATTTTCAAAATCAAAGTATTCTTGTGAAGGTGCATAAATGTAAATAGTCTTCTTTAGAGCGAGAGCCATTCCTAGTTCAACGTGGCTGCCAATTCCACCAGGAAGGAGTAGAATAAACAGGTCACAATCAAGAACTGCCTGCTTTTCTGCTTCTCCTATTTCTGTTAAGGCTTTTAACGAGTTGGCCCGCTGATTTTTTGTCCAGTCGTACGTATGAAAATGACCGTTCTCTTTAAGGATAGAAGAAAGCTCTATCACTTGTTGTTTATTTTGAAAGCTAGATGCGATGTAAAACTTCATCAAAATCACCTCTACCTATAAAATATAGTAAAATTACTAGTAATGTCCATAGGAAAGAAGGAACAGTTAATGACCATAAAGGAATTGAATTATTTTTTGAATAATCACTTTGATGATTTAGTCCTCCGTCCACCATTGTTTCATCTTTGGGACATTGGAATTCGCTTCGATATTGCTGATTCTTCCTTAGATTTTTTTGAAGAAAAAAATATCTCTCAAATGTATAAAAGAACATTAACGTTGCATAAAACTTCACAATAAAAATCAAGCAGCTTTTGATTCGCAAATACTATTAATAACTGAATTTTCCGTCTTTTTAAAATTAAAAAAAGATAACCTCTGCATCAAGTAGCCTTTATCCATATTTTTAAATAATTATACTTTTATTATGAAAAATGCACAAAAAGAGGTTCGCCTGTTGGCTCGTCTAAAAAGTCCACCTCCCCTCTAAGTACTTGTTGCTCGAGCATCCTGTATTCTACTTCCCAATTTTGCTTCCTTCGTCCTATGGAGGTTCTGGTTTTTTCTTTGAACAGCGCTTTAACAAATGTATGAAACGGCTGATATAATAAGGTTTCCAGTCTTCTCTTAAAGGTTAGTAGCGAACCGTCATCATTTAAGGAAAGCTTCAGTAATACCTCTAGGCAATACGTAATAAGAGCGATCCAAATTTGATTATAAACGGCGTTTGGACTCTTTCCATAAAAAGAGGTGATGTTAAGATGTTGCTTCATCCATTTGAAAAAGTTTCGATTTTCCAACGATATCGATAAAGGTCACCGATTTCTTTTGCGGTTAAGTCAAAACAACTTGTAATGAGGATAACTTCATTACCTTCACGATCCTTTGTTTTGATTAAACGAACCGTGTGCATCATCTTTGTCCCTGTTTGTTCACCGCCAAGATACACTTCAGCGTCTTGAAAAATGAGATTTTCGGGATCCGGCACTTGTTCATTTAAATACTCGATTTTGGCGTTCTTCTTTAACCTTGTAATAAATCGAATGTCTTTAAAACAATAGTGATCAAGCTGTTTATAATCCATATACCCACGATCAAAAAGATAAAGGCAATCAGGGTCTAATTCCACTAACGAATCCATCTTAGAACGATCAGAATGGTTCGCAGGAGATAACACGACCTCATCTGGAATGGTCATTTCTTTTGTCACAACGACTTTAAGATGCAGCTTAATACCGGCTTTTGTTTTTCGAAACGTGGCCCATGGATACTGAGATAGAGACATGGTCATCGTAGAAGAATCGATCACATGTAAACGACTGATCTCTCGAATAATAGGCTTGTTTTTTAATCGAGAGTGAATTTTCATCAAAAGGTGGCGAAAAACCTTTTCAAAAACAGAAGAAGGAATGGCTTTAAGCCTTCTGGATAATTGAGAAGTACTAATGGAATCAAGTTTGATCATTTCCTGCAGTTGTTTCTCGTCTTCTAAATAAAGAGAAACATGGGTTAAACTTTCAATCTCTCGAATATGAGCAACAATGGAAATCTGAAATAAACAGTAGGTCGTCAGTTTCTTTATGTACTTATCTAAATTGTGAACGTTGGTTATTTTTTTAAACGTATCTTCATCTAAAAATTCTAGTAGTTTATTTAAAGTAGGATGTGTGCTACAATTGTCCATGCTTGTTTCCTTTATAGTTTGGATTTGGACATGTGCTACTTGTTCTCCAAATTATAAAGGATTTTTTTATACCTAAAAAGACTTGTATTTTCCATAATTTCAATAATATTTAAGTTTTTTCTTTCAATAAAGGTATTGACATTTTGAAAAATAGTTAATGCAAAGCTAATGATAAAAGAAGAATGCAGTTATTTCATCAATCATTTTCCAATGAGGATCAAATTTTGTTTGTAACAGATGTTCATAGTGAAGAAGCTATTCCTCTAAAAAAACCATTAAATGTTTACAGAAAATATATAAGTGCGTGTTCAAAAAGTAGGGAAAAAGGACGCTGAAGAACGAGGCGGTGTAGCTTTGAGCACTCACAGTGTACGTTCTTGGTACATGAGGAGCGGAAAAGCAAACCAACAAAGTTATTCAACCGACATTTTTTTAGGACTTTTTGAACAACCTCTATAAAAGATAAAAATTTGCTATATGGGTTACAACATACACATATACCAAGTGTTTTTCAACATGATAAAGTCGGTTATGAAGATTATTGGACGAACCGATTTGTTCTTCGCTGTCTGAAAGGTGATTTTCGATATGCTCGTCTTTTGGAAGCTATTTGCTATAAAGATTTTGGATTCAATCATCGAATATTGAAATCAGTACCAAAACATAGTTGTTCCTCTTATGATGTTTATTTCATTAATCTAAGTAAAAAACGAATCTTTCATCTTTATGACGATCGTGGTTGTGACATCATCGCAACGAATACGGGGGCAATCAGGCCAATTTATGTGAAGTTCTATCGTTGGATACACGAATATGATCGAGAAAAAATAGACAATTTGTTTTTAAGTTGACAGAGATCCTGTCATCTTATATAATAATCTTGAATTCAAGATATATATGAAGGGTGTTAAAAATGGACAGAGAGAGAAACATGAAGGATGCCGATTTGGCACTAAAGCTATTTGTTGTCTTTTTTCGATCGAATAAAGCAGTTGCCCAAACAGTTGCCGAAGACGTTCGGTCCAGCGGGTTTAATATGACTGAGTTTGCTGTTTTAGAGCTACTTTATCATAAAGGCGATCAGCCAATACAAAAAATTGGTGAACAAATCTTAATTTCAAGTGGAACCATTACTTATGTTGTTGATAAGCTTGAAAAAAAAGGTTTACTTAAGCGTATATCATGCGAGAAAGATCGTCGAGTAACATATGCTTCTATTACAGAACAAGGGGAACAGGTAATGAAAGAAATCTTTCCTAAACACCAACATCTTATTGAACAAATATTTGCAGAACTATCCAATGAAGAGAAAGATACAATGATCGATTTATTAAAGAAAATTGGATATAAAGCGGAAACACTTCAACTCTAACAAAGAAGCCTAGCTTCTTGGACTATATATCTTGAATTTAAGAAATATGTATCAAAGATTTTAGTTAAGAAAACAATAGATAAGAATATATTTGAAAGGGATGTTTTAAAATGGCAAAAGTACTTTATATTACAGCTCACCCGCATGATGATACGCAATCATACAGTATGGCGGTAGGAAAAGCATTTATCGACACATATAAGCAAAAAAATACAAGTGATGAAGTGATCCACTTAGATTTATATAAAGAAGGTGTTCCCGCTATAGATACGGATGTGTTTAGTGGTTGGGGAAAGCTTCAATCTGGTAAAGGTTTTGAAGAATTATCAGAACAAGAAAAAACTAAAGTATCACGCTTAACAGAATTATGTGATCAATTTATTGCTGCTGATAAATATGTATTTGTATCTCCAATGTGGAACTTTTCTTTTCCACCTGTACTGAAAGCTTATATTGATTCTATTAGTATAGCGGGAAAAACCTTCAAGTATACAGAAGAGGGACCGGTTGGGTTGTTGACAGATAAAAAAGCTCTTCATATTCAAGCAAGCGGTGGAGTTTATTCTGAAGGACCTGCGGCTGATATAGAGATGGGTCATCGATACCTAAAAATCATTATGAACTTTTTAGGTGTACCTTCCTTTGAAGGGCTGTTTGTAGAAGGGCAAGCGGCAATGCCTGATAAAGCAGAGCAAATTAAAGAAGACGCGATTAAAAGGGCAAAGGATTTGGCGCATACGTTTTAATGATAAAGGGAAGGCATATGGTTTTTTACCGTATGCCTTCCTCGATTTAGTTTAACTAGCCCCTACTATTTCTTGCATTCTCTTCTTTTCTTCTTCTTTATCCAAGTACTCAAAAAGGCCTATTCGATTTCCCCAAGGGTCTTCAAAAGTTGTCCATTTTACGGGGACTTCCTCTCGAGAAAAGATTTCAAAAGCAGCTAGATTCAATTTATCCATTAGTCGCTCTTTCTCTTTTTCAATATTTGTCACACCTAAACGTAATGGTCCATTCCCTTTTGTTGGGGTTCCTTCTGCTACTTGTAACCAGCAGCCGGGGATGATTTCCCACTCCGCAAAGCCTTCGTGAGGGATAAAATCAGGTTTTTTGTTTAATAATGTTTCATACCATGCATGTCCTTCAGATATATTCGTCACTCGAACTTGAAAAGTCATTTCAAAAATCATGTTTCACACTCCTTTAAAAAAATAGCTCACATGTGTATAGTTTCCACATGTAAGCTAAACCTCGTATTCTATATTTCCAGTTCCTTACTTGCTGTAGGTAAGGTTTTTCGTTTTTCTTTAAAGCTGAATAAACGATAAACGGCTGGAATTAATAATAAGGTAATAAATGTCGCAAACAATAGTCCAGATATAATGACGGTTGCAGTTGGCGCCTGATAATTACCGGAAGTACCTGAAGCTAAGGCAAGCGGTAGCATCCCTCCTGCTGTAGTTAATGTTGTCATAAAAATCGGACGAAGTCGATTTTTTCCTGCCTCAACAAGTGCTTCTTTAACCGTATATTCTTGTTTGCGTAGTTGGTTGGTTCGGTCAATTAAAAGGATGGCATTGTTTAAGACGATCCCGATGAGCATAATCACACCCATTCCAGATAGAATGGTTAGCTCTCGTTGGGTAATTAACAGACCTAAAATGACCCCAACAATCGTCATTGGAATAACAGACATGACAATGAGTGGGTGACCGAGATGATTAAACTGAACAGCCATCACAAAGTAAACTAAGAAGATAGCTACACCTAAAATGATTAGCATTTCAGTAAACAATTCTGTTTGCTGCTCTAAGCTTCCTGATTTGGAGATTTGATAGCCAGCAGGTGTTTCAAAATCCTCAATGATTTCTTGCACGTCACGATTGATCGAGCCTAGATCTCTTCCTTCCACATCAGCCGATATGGTGGTATAGCGATTTCCGTTTGTATGGCCAATTTCAGTTGGTGTGTCAACGCTAGTCAGTTCAATAAAGTTTGAAAGTTTTTTTGTTCCTTCTGCAGTTGGAACACTCAAATCTAAAAGGTCCTCTGTCGTTGTAGTATCTTCTTCCCACTTCACTTTTATTGGGATCTCATGATCTTCTTGTTGAATGGTACTGACTTCAATATTTAAAAAGGACTGTTCGATAAATTGTTTAATTTGTCCTTTTGATAGGTTGGCTTCATCAATTTCATCTTCTTTCAGGGTGATGATTTGTTCTATTGATGTTTTATCAACAGAGTTATTGACTTCAACAATTCCCTCTAGTTCTTCTAATTCCTTCGTGAATTCAGAAGAAATTTTCTTGATTTCTTCAAATTTTTCTCCTTCAATTTGAAGCTGAATCGCCTGAGAAGCGCCAGCGGAGGTTGGTGTTTGGAACCCTTTAATGGAATCGCTATCAATTCCTCGTAAGTTTTTAAGTATCTCCTCGTTAACTTGTTTTTGTTCCATCGTGATGTCATCGTCTTTTGTCATGTTAATCATGACATAAAGGCTTTGACCAAAGTCCATTACATAATTGGTTTCTACATCGTTGATTCCGTTTACGGCCTCGTGGATTTCTTCTGCTAATTCTTCTTTTTCCTCTAGTGTAGCACCTGGTTGTAATTGAACATTAACTTCTGTATAACGGTTGAGCATATCAGGCATGATCGCCATCGGGATCTTTGTGATAAATAATAACGATGTCACTAAAATGGCAATGAATAATCCGATAATTGATAAGCTATAACGTTTCTTTTTGACCGTCCAGGAAACTAATTTTCCGTAAAAGCTTACAATCGGACCTTCTTTCGATTTTTCTCGTTGCTTTTTATGAACTTTCAAAAACTTTTCTGAGAGTGAAGGAATCACTGTGAAAGAAACGAGAACAGAACTGATTAGTGTGATTGCTATGACCACTGAAAACATAATCATAAATTGCCCTGTTTCTCCACCTAAAAGACCAATTGGTAAAAAGACAACAATGGTGGTCAACATGGAGGCAAGAACAGCAGATGAAACTTCCTTCGTTCCTTCTAATACAGCATGTAAATTTGAGAGACCTTGTTCTTTCTTCCGATAGATGGATTCCAATATGACAATCGATGCATCCACCATCATTCCTACTCCTAATCCTAAGGCGATGAGAGTTAAAATGTTAAAACTGTAGTCTAATAACCACATAGTTAAAAAGGTGAGCAGAATGGAAGTCGGAATAGAAATACCAATAATAATAGTGGCGCGGAGATTGCGTAAAAAGATGAACATGATTACAAAGGCAATTACCGCTCCTATTAAAATATTTTTTGTAACACTATCGAGGGAGTCCTGAACATAATCTGCCTGAGCGACTAACTCATTTAAAGTAAACCCGTCAATTAAATTTTCCCCTTTTATGTTTTTAACTTCCTCTCGAATAGCTTCGGCCATTTCGATTTGTGTGACGGTGCTACTACGGGCAATTTGAATAAAGATCAAATCCTTTGCCCCATTTTTCCAAACAAATGCTTGATTTTCAATTGGATCAAGGCTAATCTTTGCAATATCTTTCAGAGTAATAAAGCCCGATTCTGCGGGAATCTTAATGGACTCCACATCTTCAATACTATTCAGTTTTGAGTTCCAGCGAAGCGTAGTTGAGCCCTCTTCTTCACTTAGGTTCCCAATTGTAGATTCAGTATTGACTTGTTGAATAATCGAAATAATATCAGTGATGAGTAACCCTTTCTCTTGGATTTGATCTTGATTAAACGTCACATTCACTTCATTTTCAAATAAACCAGAAAGGTTGACTTCTTTTACTTCAGGAAGTTCTTCTAATCGAGGTTTGAGAATATCTTCAGCAAACGCCGTCATTTTTTCTTGATTGTCACCAGATATATCCATGAAGAATTCATATTCGAGTCCAAACCCGTTGGAGATGACAAAATCTTGAATGCGATCATTTTCTGAAATAAAAGAGTTAATGGTGGCTTCAATGTCTTTTGTTAACTCATCTCCTTTGCCACGTTCAAATGTAAAGTTGAGCATGACATTTCCATTAGACGTGGTAGAATTGATTTCTTCAACGCCTTCCATGTCAATCAGTTGTTTTTCTAAAGGGGTTGTAATGGTCCGTTCAAGTTCAATGGCGGAAAGATCCTCTGTTTGGATGGCAGCAAAGGCCATATCGAAGGAGACATCAGGCATTAATTCTTTATCAAGCTTAAATGTGCTGTATGTACCGACGAAAACAATAAACAAAACCGATAGCATAACTAAAATTTTTCGTTGAACAATAAATTTTAATAGCTTCATATAATCCTCCTTTAAATGTGTGTTCGAAAAGGTAGAAAGTGGGGATTGGATTTAGATATAGTTCTTCGTTTAGACATCCCTCATCATTTGACTTTTTGAACTAAAATGGTCTCAACATATATAGTATACTTGATTAGTAGAGAAAATATGACATAATTAGGTCGTTGTTAATAATTTGTTAATATAAAGGTAATATCTAATTTACAAATAGGTGCTGT
This portion of the Bacillus carboniphilus genome encodes:
- a CDS encoding DUF817 domain-containing protein; amino-acid sequence: MKSFIIFGIEQAKSCLFPVVIFLTLAVTKFIDIPYIARYDLILIIFLITQVLMVITKMETVDELKVICVFHLIGLALEIYKVHMGSWSYPEEAVTKIRGVPLYSGFMYASVASYMCQAWRRLHLKLSNWPPTWMVVILSASIYFNFYTHHYLYDFRWILKILTLLIFFKTFVYFTVNKRSYSMPLALSFVLIGFFIWIAENIATYFSAWQYPNQQQQWEIVHIGKISSWLLLVIVSFLIVASLKHVKEKRTIKSLNE
- a CDS encoding IS4 family transposase; the encoded protein is MDNCSTHPTLNKLLEFLDEDTFKKITNVHNLDKYIKKLTTYCLFQISIVAHIREIESLTHVSLYLEDEKQLQEMIKLDSISTSQLSRRLKAIPSSVFEKVFRHLLMKIHSRLKNKPIIREISRLHVIDSSTMTMSLSQYPWATFRKTKAGIKLHLKVVVTKEMTIPDEVVLSPANHSDRSKMDSLVELDPDCLYLFDRGYMDYKQLDHYCFKDIRFITRLKKNAKIEYLNEQVPDPENLIFQDAEVYLGGEQTGTKMMHTVRLIKTKDREGNEVILITSCFDLTAKEIGDLYRYRWKIETFSNG
- a CDS encoding VOC family protein; protein product: MIFEMTFQVRVTNISEGHAWYETLLNKKPDFIPHEGFAEWEIIPGCWLQVAEGTPTKGNGPLRLGVTNIEKEKERLMDKLNLAAFEIFSREEVPVKWTTFEDPWGNRIGLFEYLDKEEEKKRMQEIVGAS
- a CDS encoding chromate transporter codes for the protein MKRDIKSYFELFLISLRLGLTSFGGPVAHLGYFHEEYVRKRKWMDEKGYADLVALAQFLPGPASSQVGIGIGVIRAGVLGGFISFLGFTLPSALALIIFALVIQGTGLVEAGWINGLKIVAVVVVAHAIIGMGKKLTPDLQRKTIALVALVVTLVWQSAFTQVTVIIIAAIIGVMMFQKVKHEQNERMNFPISRRFALGSIGLFIALLIFLPIVNELTSSKWIALFDQFYRSGALVFGGGHVVLPLLQQEFVATGWLTEQQFLTGYGAAQAVPGPLFTFAAYIGAVVGGWQGGLLGIVAIFLPAFLLIFAALPFWNSLRQNPKMKGALMGVNAAVVGILISAFYQPIFTSSIKSPIDFALAAILFTLLVYYKMAPWIIVLLGAVGGFLIGL
- a CDS encoding MarR family winged helix-turn-helix transcriptional regulator, with translation MDRERNMKDADLALKLFVVFFRSNKAVAQTVAEDVRSSGFNMTEFAVLELLYHKGDQPIQKIGEQILISSGTITYVVDKLEKKGLLKRISCEKDRRVTYASITEQGEQVMKEIFPKHQHLIEQIFAELSNEEKDTMIDLLKKIGYKAETLQL
- a CDS encoding DUF3885 domain-containing protein, producing MKDKNLLYGLQHTHIPSVFQHDKVGYEDYWTNRFVLRCLKGDFRYARLLEAICYKDFGFNHRILKSVPKHSCSSYDVYFINLSKKRIFHLYDDRGCDIIATNTGAIRPIYVKFYRWIHEYDREKIDNLFLS
- a CDS encoding nucleoside 2-deoxyribosyltransferase yields the protein MKFYIASSFQNKQQVIELSSILKENGHFHTYDWTKNQRANSLKALTEIGEAEKQAVLDCDLFILLLPGGIGSHVELGMALALKKTIYIYAPSQEYFDFENTTTFYHDQGVQIVTGPFHEFIRRFK
- a CDS encoding FMN-dependent NADH-azoreductase encodes the protein MAKVLYITAHPHDDTQSYSMAVGKAFIDTYKQKNTSDEVIHLDLYKEGVPAIDTDVFSGWGKLQSGKGFEELSEQEKTKVSRLTELCDQFIAADKYVFVSPMWNFSFPPVLKAYIDSISIAGKTFKYTEEGPVGLLTDKKALHIQASGGVYSEGPAADIEMGHRYLKIIMNFLGVPSFEGLFVEGQAAMPDKAEQIKEDAIKRAKDLAHTF
- a CDS encoding DUF3885 domain-containing protein is translated as MTIKELNYFLNNHFDDLVLRPPLFHLWDIGIRFDIADSSLDFFEEKNISQMYKRTLTLHKTSQ
- a CDS encoding terpene cyclase/mutase family protein, translated to MIDQDRLLVEMRRRVKEIQSKQSSNGAWYLCCDSGVLYNAFFLITLRSVRDQDEKFIKNLAEYIYSKQNDNGAWKLYEDESPGNITTTASAYNALLYSGYFKKSDLNMKKAEQQILSMGGIEKVHFLAKGLFSVNGQYNWKLPVPIYTILLPQYAPLNFFDLSCYARVHFAPLMVFANLNYSIQTEFTPDLSNLIISSRNIKKSSPSNIKRLKNPIRKKALLQLEKFMIDRTEEDGTLYNYASATILMIYSLLALGYHRKDRIIRKPIESLKKYACDLKGYKVIQNTPSTNWDTALLSYSLQELAVPEADLTIKKSVDYLVNQQHMKKTDWSIHNQNVLPGGWGFAEENTKHPDIDDTTAALRALNHQSKKDPEIDRIWKKGLHWVISMQNDDGGWAAFEKNVDHFFIARLPIENVKDGALDASSADLTGRTLEFLGNYAGYKKDDFPIMKAIKWLIRNQEKDGSWYGKWGVSYIYGTWTAITGLCAVGMSIDNPCVRKANDWLLSIQQTDGGWGESCSSSVNRKYKSLSNSTVSQTAWALDSLIAIHPTPTNEIEKGIQLLLRNTLNNSYPTGTGFPNLTYFRYYSYQEIYPLLTLSHYYHKYIKP
- a CDS encoding class I SAM-dependent methyltransferase, which translates into the protein MNNNLQVYEDPIQYDDENNQYTKDIPLIEEWGQKIKKGPIIDLACGTGRVTIPLAKQGYELIGVDIHQGMLGFANQKAKKANLSIQWIEQDCTKLHLKLKSPLIYMVGNSFQHFLTNQAQNELLTSVRKHLASGGVFIFGTRFPNAEELLPSSNKEEYWRSYIDSKTKQKVEVYTTDSYDPLTQIQTCEEKHKNDRGFQRTKAIRLRYVFPQEMERTLKHNGFNILHCYGDWDKRPLEKESHNMIYVCTPES